The Silvanigrella paludirubra genome includes a window with the following:
- a CDS encoding FUSC family protein gives MLYKWKEKYFHISRYNFYFGLLTGIVVCLFCMFHVYTKQTELYLVIAAFAAFVIALLCSNVFHFTIQKKIKYSFWLCILASITTGLGSYLQFNIFFVTIGIVVLMILLALSTLGGTGFFTVLLLSSSLFIIGTGFSADNIMSAFYNALSFFLGSGIIFSLLIGSAFLKRKKLHLKETFKLPHFQPMTSSVIIYAFQLISAVLITYYISQYLNFPDGYWLPMTALLVLKIDQFDSFQRIKHRFLGTVLGSLVSIPISFITDKYILSLFMIPILLFVVLGASKHYGSFTLFLTAMISIIMNIASNKGIFILFYRNLDTCFAVLCVAIILLLTKFIRFLIMARKSKRVKKL, from the coding sequence ATGTTATATAAATGGAAAGAAAAGTACTTTCATATATCAAGGTATAATTTTTACTTTGGTTTATTAACCGGTATTGTTGTTTGTCTTTTTTGCATGTTTCATGTTTATACCAAGCAAACAGAGTTATACTTAGTTATAGCGGCTTTTGCTGCTTTTGTGATTGCCCTGCTTTGTTCCAATGTCTTCCATTTTACCATTCAAAAAAAAATAAAATATTCATTTTGGTTATGCATCTTAGCAAGCATCACAACAGGACTAGGGAGTTACCTTCAATTTAACATATTTTTTGTAACTATCGGAATTGTAGTTTTAATGATTCTCCTAGCTTTATCTACTTTAGGAGGAACAGGTTTTTTTACAGTGTTATTATTGTCTTCAAGTCTTTTTATAATTGGCACTGGCTTTTCAGCAGACAATATCATGAGTGCATTTTATAATGCTCTTTCTTTTTTTCTAGGTTCAGGAATCATCTTTAGTTTACTTATTGGTTCTGCTTTTTTAAAGCGGAAAAAATTACATCTAAAAGAAACATTTAAATTGCCTCATTTTCAGCCTATGACATCATCTGTTATTATTTATGCTTTTCAATTAATCAGTGCTGTTTTGATTACATATTATATATCGCAGTACTTAAATTTTCCTGATGGATATTGGCTTCCTATGACAGCTCTTCTCGTTTTAAAAATAGATCAATTTGATTCTTTCCAAAGAATAAAGCATCGGTTTTTAGGAACGGTACTGGGAAGTTTGGTTTCAATACCTATAAGTTTTATTACAGATAAATATATTTTATCACTTTTTATGATACCTATTTTATTATTTGTTGTATTAGGAGCTTCTAAGCATTATGGCTCCTTCACTTTATTTTTAACTGCGATGATTTCTATTATAATGAATATTGCCTCAAATAAAGGGATTTTTATTTTATTTTACCGTAATTTAGATACCTGTTTTGCAGTCCTCTGTGTTGCTATTATACTTCTGTTAACAAAATTTATTAGATTTCTTATAATGGCAAGAAAATCAAAAAGGGTTAAAAAATTATAA
- a CDS encoding GNAT family N-acetyltransferase translates to MIENKSNLLLRVGSLIDYEILYDIYMDDKNNRYLNFEITSKTNFKSLFNEILSNGILYILEINSKIISTCIITKKKRRTSHIAILGNLATSSDFKGKGYSYYFIELLIFSLKEEGIKRIELFVESDNFIALSFYLKLGFKIEGRLEKYFKRENEKDYIDEYIMAKIIK, encoded by the coding sequence ATGATAGAAAATAAAAGTAATCTTTTATTGAGAGTAGGATCTTTAATAGATTATGAAATCTTATATGACATATATATGGATGATAAAAATAATAGATATTTAAATTTTGAAATAACTAGTAAAACAAATTTTAAAAGTTTATTTAATGAAATATTATCAAATGGAATATTATATATTCTCGAAATAAATTCTAAAATAATATCTACCTGCATCATTACTAAGAAAAAAAGAAGAACTAGTCATATTGCAATTCTAGGCAATTTAGCTACATCTTCAGATTTTAAAGGTAAAGGTTACTCATATTATTTTATAGAGTTATTAATCTTTTCTTTAAAAGAAGAAGGAATAAAAAGAATAGAATTATTTGTTGAGTCAGATAATTTTATAGCATTAAGTTTTTATTTAAAATTGGGATTTAAGATCGAAGGGAGATTAGAAAAGTATTTTAAAAGAGAAAATGAAAAAGATTATATTGATGAATATATAATGGCAAAAATAATTAAATAG
- a CDS encoding type I phosphomannose isomerase catalytic subunit: MKKAFYKMSPFNFVPFKKTPWGGKKISQLKKKYFNESISEIPNQIGESWEVSTDLNFPSYVTLNSNQKITLNELLKDKAQSILGTKIAEKYGNHSPLLLKWLNADDLLSVQLHPKNDNKLLKEDECGKPESWLVLDVEMNGFVYLGFKEELTKDEIIQCLLNDEAEKCLYKYEPKKLDYISVPPGCVHAVGLGVFIAEPQYVLPKKSGKTWRLSDWCRLYDENGIKSEKGKPRELHVKESLDAIDWSLPRGKKLENLLIRNMKNSKPFLGDIHNPFALQVFTNNNDVNYEPLQKNQFSIVTVWGGELILESENERLIMCAGESAIIASDTKKVSLKLQNKNGDEANAAIFALNDEVL; encoded by the coding sequence ATGAAAAAAGCTTTTTATAAGATGTCACCTTTTAACTTCGTCCCTTTTAAAAAAACCCCTTGGGGAGGGAAAAAAATTTCTCAACTCAAAAAAAAATATTTTAATGAATCCATTTCAGAAATTCCTAATCAAATTGGAGAAAGCTGGGAAGTTTCAACAGATTTAAATTTCCCATCTTATGTTACGTTAAATTCAAATCAAAAAATTACATTGAATGAACTTTTAAAAGATAAAGCACAGTCTATTTTAGGGACAAAAATTGCCGAAAAATATGGGAATCATAGTCCTCTTTTATTAAAATGGTTGAACGCAGATGATCTTTTATCGGTTCAACTTCATCCCAAAAATGATAATAAACTATTAAAAGAAGATGAATGTGGTAAGCCTGAAAGCTGGCTTGTATTAGATGTAGAAATGAATGGCTTTGTTTATTTAGGCTTTAAAGAAGAGTTAACAAAAGATGAAATCATTCAATGTTTATTAAATGATGAAGCCGAAAAATGTTTGTATAAATATGAACCCAAAAAATTAGATTATATCTCTGTTCCTCCAGGATGTGTCCATGCGGTAGGATTGGGAGTTTTTATAGCTGAGCCTCAATATGTTTTACCAAAAAAATCAGGAAAAACTTGGAGGCTTTCTGATTGGTGCCGCTTATATGATGAAAATGGGATTAAATCTGAAAAAGGAAAACCAAGAGAACTTCATGTGAAAGAATCTCTTGATGCAATTGATTGGAGTTTACCAAGAGGTAAAAAACTTGAAAATTTGCTTATTCGCAATATGAAAAATTCAAAACCATTTTTAGGCGACATTCATAATCCTTTTGCTCTTCAAGTTTTCACAAATAACAATGACGTTAATTACGAACCTTTACAAAAAAATCAGTTTTCTATTGTTACTGTATGGGGGGGTGAATTAATATTAGAGTCAGAAAATGAGAGATTGATAATGTGTGCAGGAGAAAGTGCAATTATTGCTTCTGATACTAAAAAAGTTTCTCTGAAGTTGCAGAATAAAAACGGAGATGAAGCTAATGCTGCTATTTTTGCGCTCAATGACGAGGTTCTTTAA
- a CDS encoding type II 3-dehydroquinate dehydratase → MKIVLFVNGPNLGILGKRQTQIYGSETLEEITKKVKKIAEKDGISLQDYQSNIEGELINFLNEKYIKNVYNNGVKNKNNNSKIVGVIINPAGYSHTSIALRDALEVFKQEKIPIIEVHISNIFSREEFRHMSYVSPIATGVISGLGSYGYEVALNKIIEMEKNA, encoded by the coding sequence ATGAAAATAGTTCTTTTTGTTAACGGTCCTAATCTTGGTATATTAGGAAAGAGACAAACTCAAATATATGGTTCTGAGACTTTAGAAGAGATAACAAAAAAAGTTAAAAAAATTGCCGAAAAAGATGGAATATCATTACAGGATTATCAAAGCAATATTGAAGGTGAACTCATAAATTTTTTAAATGAAAAATATATTAAAAATGTATATAATAATGGTGTTAAAAATAAAAATAACAATTCAAAAATAGTTGGAGTTATCATAAATCCAGCAGGCTATTCGCATACAAGTATTGCTCTTCGTGATGCTCTTGAAGTATTTAAACAAGAGAAAATTCCAATAATAGAAGTTCATATTAGCAATATTTTTTCTAGAGAAGAATTCCGACATATGTCATATGTCAGTCCTATTGCAACTGGAGTCATTTCGGGGCTAGGATCGTACGGGTATGAGGTTGCATTAAATAAAATTATAGAAATGGAAAAAAATGCTTGA
- the dut gene encoding dUTP diphosphatase, translating to MLKLEHSGTGEIFYATKQSAGFDICSNENTTVKSTEWALIKTGLRIVESLGAQKLTVGNELLSVIPEIQIRPRSGLALKHGVTVLNSPSTIDADYRGEIMVTIVNHSKNDFTIHKGDRIAQGVCALVVQLPGITVKEVERGIGGFGSSGKN from the coding sequence ATGTTGAAGTTAGAGCATTCAGGTACAGGTGAAATATTTTATGCGACAAAACAATCTGCTGGATTTGATATTTGTTCGAACGAAAATACTACTGTGAAATCAACGGAATGGGCTCTTATAAAAACAGGATTGCGTATTGTAGAATCCTTAGGAGCTCAAAAATTAACTGTAGGTAACGAGCTTTTAAGCGTTATTCCTGAAATTCAAATTAGGCCAAGAAGTGGTCTAGCTTTAAAACATGGAGTTACGGTTTTAAATTCACCAAGCACGATTGATGCCGATTACCGTGGAGAAATTATGGTAACTATTGTAAATCACTCAAAAAATGATTTTACGATTCACAAAGGAGATAGAATTGCTCAAGGAGTTTGTGCTTTAGTCGTTCAACTTCCTGGAATTACAGTGAAAGAGGTTGAAAGAGGAATTGGTGGATTTGGTTCGAGTGGTAAAAACTAA
- a CDS encoding (2Fe-2S)-binding protein: MIEKKLSIEEIKAKIKVVCICKGIKQGRICEAIQNGADTIEKVNKQTGSGDGGCKATRCGPVIKKLLENNGKIILEPYETKVDDDDLDF, translated from the coding sequence ATGATTGAAAAAAAATTAAGTATTGAAGAAATAAAAGCAAAAATAAAAGTTGTTTGTATTTGTAAAGGAATCAAACAAGGCAGAATATGTGAAGCAATTCAAAACGGTGCTGATACTATTGAAAAAGTAAATAAACAAACCGGTAGTGGCGATGGAGGCTGCAAAGCGACTCGTTGTGGACCTGTTATAAAAAAATTATTAGAAAATAATGGTAAAATAATTTTAGAGCCCTATGAAACAAAAGTGGATGATGATGATCTTGATTTTTAA
- the panB gene encoding 3-methyl-2-oxobutanoate hydroxymethyltransferase: MVYSDTTNLGGSVKRKKIRIHDLIEKKKNSEKISSITCYDASFARIIEMSQIDFVLVGDSLGNVIQGKNSTLSVTLEEVAYHVRCVRQTIKTPLLVGDMPFMTAGINRHETMHNAGLLMRSGAEAVKIEGATPEICDQIHFLSNNGIPVMGHIGLMPQSVNALGGYRIQGKNELDKKRLLKEAKALQDAGCFAIVLELIVPSLAEEITNSVKIPTIGIGSGNQCDGNILVLQDMLGMNKDFKPKFLKHYLKLEDTIKEAMNDYCKSVQEKNSENE; encoded by the coding sequence ATGGTTTATTCAGATACAACAAATCTAGGTGGCTCAGTGAAAAGAAAAAAAATTCGTATTCATGATCTCATTGAGAAAAAGAAAAATTCTGAAAAAATTTCGTCAATTACTTGTTATGATGCATCTTTTGCACGAATTATAGAAATGTCGCAGATTGATTTTGTTTTGGTAGGAGATAGCTTGGGAAATGTAATCCAAGGAAAAAATTCTACTCTATCAGTTACCTTAGAAGAAGTTGCGTATCATGTTCGTTGTGTAAGGCAAACTATTAAAACTCCGCTTTTAGTTGGAGATATGCCTTTTATGACGGCAGGTATTAACAGACATGAAACGATGCATAATGCAGGACTTTTAATGAGATCTGGAGCTGAAGCTGTTAAAATTGAAGGGGCAACGCCTGAGATATGTGATCAAATTCACTTTCTTTCCAATAACGGAATTCCTGTTATGGGACATATTGGGCTCATGCCACAAAGTGTGAATGCTTTAGGGGGGTACCGCATCCAAGGTAAAAATGAATTGGATAAAAAACGTCTTTTAAAAGAAGCAAAGGCTTTACAAGATGCAGGCTGTTTTGCCATTGTTCTTGAGTTAATCGTTCCTAGTTTAGCAGAAGAAATTACAAATTCTGTTAAAATCCCTACAATTGGAATTGGCTCTGGAAATCAATGCGATGGGAATATTTTAGTATTGCAGGATATGCTAGGTATGAATAAAGATTTTAAACCAAAATTTTTAAAACATTACTTAAAACTAGAGGATACAATTAAAGAGGCTATGAATGATTATTGCAAAAGTGTTCAAGAAAAAAATAGTGAAAATGAGTAG
- the htpX gene encoding protease HtpX — protein MAKRIFLFLLVNILVMVTITIVTSVLGVNHYMSAKGINYSSLMIFCLIWGFGGAFISLAISRWVAKFSMGITAINPENCTPEEKNLYNRVAKLAQKAGLPNTPEVGIYESPDLNAFATGPSKSRSLVAVSSGLLQRMDSHEIEGVLAHEISHIANGDMVTMTLVQGVVNAFVMFFARIIAFATTQFVKEDIRPLVNIVVVIVLEILLSILGSIAVAWFSRKREFKADLGGAQLAGKSSMISALAALQRAYENPLPEGEETPKSIAAFKISNKSSFLEIFSTHPPLEVRIQALKQNNQIM, from the coding sequence ATGGCAAAAAGAATATTTTTGTTTTTACTTGTAAATATTTTAGTAATGGTAACAATTACAATTGTAACTTCTGTTCTTGGCGTTAATCATTATATGAGCGCTAAAGGCATAAATTACAGTAGCTTAATGATATTTTGTTTAATTTGGGGGTTTGGCGGCGCCTTTATTAGTTTAGCGATTTCTCGCTGGGTGGCAAAATTTTCCATGGGAATCACAGCCATCAATCCAGAAAACTGCACTCCAGAGGAAAAAAATTTATATAATAGAGTTGCAAAACTTGCCCAAAAAGCAGGTTTACCAAATACACCTGAAGTCGGTATTTATGAAAGCCCCGATCTCAATGCTTTTGCAACAGGACCATCAAAAAGCAGATCCCTTGTAGCTGTTTCATCTGGTTTATTACAAAGAATGGATAGCCATGAAATAGAAGGCGTTTTAGCTCATGAAATATCACATATTGCAAATGGCGATATGGTAACAATGACGTTGGTACAGGGCGTTGTGAATGCCTTTGTTATGTTTTTTGCAAGAATTATTGCTTTTGCAACGACACAATTTGTAAAAGAAGATATCAGACCTCTTGTAAATATCGTAGTTGTGATTGTTCTTGAAATCTTATTAAGCATTTTAGGTTCTATAGCTGTAGCTTGGTTTTCTCGTAAGAGAGAATTTAAAGCAGATTTAGGTGGCGCTCAATTAGCTGGAAAATCAAGTATGATTTCAGCTCTTGCTGCATTACAAAGAGCTTATGAAAATCCTTTACCAGAAGGCGAAGAAACACCAAAATCCATAGCTGCATTTAAAATTTCAAATAAATCTAGCTTTTTAGAGATATTTTCTACTCATCCCCCACTAGAAGTCCGTATCCAAGCTTTAAAACAAAATAATCAAATTATGTAA
- a CDS encoding nitrilase-related carbon-nitrogen hydrolase, which yields MLVSCIQLNPQTDLKENVSIALKYISEASNKGAEIIVLPEMFTYMGDESLRHKTKNKIGEGVFKELQNAAKENKVILVCGSHSEEINNNPNKVFNSCVTFDKNGEMISIYRKLHLFNLIDKNGKALYCESNSFEYGKSPEGYLFETRDGSWNALNIICYDLRFPEIIRNNDKMKTTPFDIIFVTAAFTWQTGKDHWEILLRARAIENQCYVVACNQTGEFLNGQKRNYGNSMIIDPWGNIVAKLGEEVGILQAEINKENVIESRNRLPALADRKIY from the coding sequence ATGCTCGTGTCTTGTATCCAATTGAATCCACAAACAGATTTAAAAGAAAATGTAAGTATTGCCTTAAAATATATTTCAGAAGCATCAAATAAGGGTGCTGAAATTATAGTACTTCCAGAAATGTTTACTTATATGGGTGATGAATCTTTAAGACATAAAACAAAAAATAAAATAGGAGAAGGTGTTTTTAAAGAATTACAAAATGCAGCAAAAGAAAATAAAGTTATTTTAGTATGCGGCAGTCACTCTGAAGAAATTAATAATAATCCAAATAAAGTATTTAATTCTTGTGTAACTTTTGATAAAAATGGAGAAATGATTTCCATATATAGAAAGCTACATTTATTTAACTTAATCGATAAAAATGGAAAAGCACTTTATTGCGAAAGCAATTCTTTTGAATATGGAAAATCCCCTGAAGGTTATTTATTTGAAACAAGAGATGGAAGTTGGAATGCTTTAAATATAATTTGTTATGATTTAAGATTTCCTGAAATAATTCGTAATAATGACAAGATGAAAACAACTCCTTTTGACATTATTTTTGTAACGGCAGCATTTACTTGGCAAACAGGAAAAGATCATTGGGAAATATTGTTACGTGCCCGCGCTATTGAAAATCAATGTTATGTGGTAGCTTGTAATCAAACAGGTGAGTTTTTGAATGGTCAAAAAAGAAATTACGGTAACAGTATGATTATTGATCCATGGGGAAATATTGTTGCAAAACTTGGTGAAGAAGTTGGAATATTACAAGCAGAAATTAACAAAGAAAATGTAATTGAATCAAGAAATAGGTTACCTGCTTTAGCTGATAGGAAAATTTATTAG
- a CDS encoding DHA2 family efflux MFS transporter permease subunit: protein MAFPLNKKITMWILSSVIFMEMLDSTIINTAIPEIAKTFQTQPINLKLAITSYLISLAIFIPISGWAADKYGTKKIFTLSILIFTISSVFCGLSNSLYEIAFFRALQGFGGALMTPVARLIMVRVFPVNELVIATMYIFLPARIGTILGPLIGGVISSYTTWRWIFFINIPIGIICLFFASKYIENEVINSNSKLDYKGFILIGTSLSCLALFLEFIGEKIIPNNILYFIFGVGVISLILFILHSLKIKDKSILNLQLFKLRTFRIGTLSNVIAFISTGGIPLLLPLLFQLQFKLSPLVSGLLIAPMAVGAMFMRGIAPKFINKFGFKKVITYTPIGIFVSLIMLSYININSSYSYIIISCFLLGFFSISLMSSNGTLIYVDVPKINSSNATSLDSTIRQFSSGISIAFSTLLLTYFLNFTNNHIYSDNAINAFRYTFITLAGIILIEFFISSGLAKNDGEKASKGLS from the coding sequence ATGGCATTTCCATTAAACAAAAAAATAACAATGTGGATTTTATCTTCCGTTATTTTTATGGAAATGCTAGATTCAACTATTATAAATACAGCCATTCCTGAAATTGCAAAAACGTTTCAAACACAACCCATAAATTTAAAATTAGCTATAACTAGTTATCTTATTAGTTTAGCTATATTTATTCCTATAAGTGGATGGGCTGCTGATAAATATGGTACAAAAAAAATTTTTACTCTCTCTATTTTAATATTTACTATAAGCTCTGTATTTTGTGGGTTATCTAATTCACTTTATGAAATTGCTTTTTTTAGAGCATTACAAGGTTTTGGAGGAGCATTAATGACTCCTGTTGCAAGACTCATTATGGTAAGAGTTTTTCCTGTAAATGAGCTTGTTATTGCTACAATGTATATATTTCTCCCTGCAAGAATTGGAACCATTCTTGGCCCCTTAATTGGGGGAGTTATTTCATCATATACAACTTGGCGATGGATATTTTTCATTAATATCCCAATAGGAATAATCTGTTTATTTTTTGCAAGTAAATATATTGAAAATGAGGTTATAAATTCAAATTCAAAGTTAGATTATAAAGGATTTATTTTAATTGGAACATCATTATCCTGTCTGGCTTTATTTTTAGAGTTTATAGGTGAAAAAATAATACCAAATAATATATTATATTTTATTTTTGGAGTTGGAGTTATAAGTTTGATATTATTTATTTTACATAGTTTAAAAATAAAAGATAAATCTATATTAAATTTACAGTTATTTAAGCTTAGAACATTTAGAATTGGTACATTATCAAATGTAATTGCATTTATTTCAACAGGAGGGATTCCGTTATTGCTTCCTTTATTATTTCAATTACAATTTAAATTATCACCTTTAGTCTCTGGCTTACTTATTGCACCAATGGCAGTGGGAGCTATGTTTATGAGGGGAATAGCACCAAAATTTATTAATAAATTTGGATTTAAAAAAGTAATTACATATACTCCTATTGGTATTTTTGTTTCCTTAATAATGCTTTCATATATAAATATAAATAGTAGTTATTCATATATTATTATTTCATGCTTTTTACTAGGTTTTTTTTCAATCTCACTCATGTCTAGCAATGGAACATTAATATATGTTGATGTTCCTAAAATAAACTCCTCTAATGCAACAAGCTTAGATAGTACAATTAGGCAGTTTTCTTCTGGAATATCTATTGCTTTTTCGACACTTTTACTTACTTATTTTTTAAATTTTACAAATAATCATATTTATTCAGATAATGCAATAAATGCATTTAGATATACTTTTATTACTTTAGCAGGAATTATTTTAATCGAGTTTTTTATAAGTTCAGGATTAGCAAAAAATGATGGAGAGAAGGCATCTAAAGGTTTATCATAA
- a CDS encoding DHA2 family efflux MFS transporter permease subunit, with product MNFPVNKKIIMWILSSVLFMEMMDSTIINTAIPEIAKSFQTYPVNLKLAVTSYLISLAIFIPISGWAADTYGTKTVFSTAIIIFTISSIFCGFSNSLIELSIFRALQGFGGAMMTPVARLIMVRVFPPSELVKATMYIFLPALLGPVLGPLIGGLITTYTNWRWIFFINIPIGLCALYFTQKYIENEIAEHKTKADIIGFLLIGTSLSCLALAIESIGESIIPSYIIKVMSSIGIITFIMFIFHAIQYKENSILNLQLFKYRTFKIGVIGNIIAYISTAGVAFLLPLMFQIQFGMTPLKSGLLISPMAIGAMVMRGISPQFIKKFGFKKVIFFAPIGIFFSLISIGFITRESSYIYICICCFFLGFFNILLMSSNGPMIYVDIPKNKSANATSLDITIRQFSAGLSVGLVSFLLITFLDNLKTNIHSEEGIKSFHYTFFILSGIILLQIIASFGLKKNDGEEASRGAS from the coding sequence ATGAATTTTCCAGTAAATAAAAAAATAATTATGTGGATATTATCTTCTGTTTTATTCATGGAAATGATGGATTCCACAATTATAAACACGGCAATTCCAGAAATTGCAAAATCATTTCAAACTTATCCTGTTAATTTAAAATTAGCTGTAACAAGTTACTTAATCAGTTTAGCCATATTTATTCCTATAAGCGGTTGGGCTGCGGATACTTATGGAACAAAAACAGTATTTTCAACAGCCATTATTATTTTTACAATCAGTTCTATTTTTTGTGGATTTTCAAACTCACTTATTGAGCTTTCCATATTTCGAGCTCTTCAAGGTTTTGGAGGAGCCATGATGACTCCCGTAGCTCGACTTATTATGGTCAGAGTTTTTCCACCAAGCGAACTAGTAAAAGCTACTATGTACATTTTTTTACCTGCACTATTAGGTCCCGTTCTTGGGCCTTTAATTGGAGGTTTAATAACAACATATACAAATTGGAGATGGATATTTTTTATTAATATTCCAATTGGATTATGCGCCCTATATTTTACTCAAAAATATATTGAAAATGAAATTGCAGAACATAAAACAAAAGCAGACATTATAGGATTTTTATTAATTGGAACATCATTATCTTGTCTGGCACTTGCAATAGAATCTATAGGCGAAAGCATTATTCCCAGTTACATTATAAAAGTAATGTCATCGATTGGAATTATAACTTTTATTATGTTCATATTTCATGCAATTCAATATAAAGAAAATTCTATTTTAAATTTACAATTATTTAAGTATAGAACATTTAAAATTGGAGTGATTGGAAATATTATTGCTTATATTTCAACAGCTGGAGTTGCTTTTTTATTACCTTTAATGTTTCAAATTCAATTTGGTATGACACCATTAAAATCTGGTTTACTAATATCTCCAATGGCTATTGGTGCTATGGTAATGAGAGGGATTTCTCCTCAATTTATTAAAAAATTTGGATTTAAAAAAGTTATTTTTTTCGCGCCTATTGGAATTTTTTTCTCGTTGATTTCTATTGGATTTATAACAAGAGAAAGTTCTTATATTTATATTTGTATATGTTGTTTTTTTCTAGGATTTTTTAATATACTACTTATGTCAAGCAATGGACCTATGATTTATGTTGATATTCCTAAAAATAAATCTGCAAATGCAACAAGTCTCGATATTACAATTCGACAATTTTCCGCAGGACTTTCCGTAGGACTTGTTTCTTTTTTATTAATAACTTTTTTAGATAATTTAAAAACAAATATACATTCAGAAGAAGGAATAAAGTCGTTTCATTATACATTTTTTATTTTATCTGGAATTATCTTACTTCAAATTATTGCAAGCTTTGGCTTAAAAAAGAATGATGGCGAAGAAGCGTCCCGTGGAGCAAGTTAA
- a CDS encoding YeiH family protein, producing MKNKQKIEKNNMNFINKKLSQILFPFVAIILILLPYINEQVAKMASGLAVISGILLSLIFGNPYPEKTKFIASELLTWSIIGLGFGMNLITVAKVGFSGIGYTVIGILLTALIGLYIGKILNNKKDISILITFGTAICGGSAIAALSPTIKADSNSISVSLAIVFLLNASALFIFPALGHIFNLSQEQFGLWSALSIHDTSSVVGASMQYGEKALEVGTTVKLARALWIVPVTLIVGFLLANKLSNSNSSVKAKKPWFILGFLAAAAIATWVPWAKAPGLFIKHISENALILTLFCIGANLSKEALKNVGIKPFIQGIVLWLIMASVTLICIYFSIINV from the coding sequence TTTGTTGCCATTATTTTAATATTGTTGCCTTATATTAATGAGCAAGTCGCAAAGATGGCATCTGGTTTAGCTGTTATTTCAGGAATTTTGTTGTCCTTAATTTTTGGAAATCCATATCCTGAAAAAACAAAATTTATTGCTTCCGAATTATTGACCTGGTCCATAATTGGATTGGGGTTTGGAATGAATTTAATCACAGTAGCAAAAGTTGGATTTTCTGGAATTGGATATACTGTTATTGGAATTTTATTAACCGCTTTAATAGGATTATATATTGGAAAGATTCTCAATAATAAAAAAGATATTTCAATTTTAATTACGTTTGGAACTGCAATATGTGGTGGCAGTGCAATTGCAGCTCTTTCACCAACTATCAAAGCAGATTCAAATTCCATTTCTGTTTCGTTAGCTATTGTATTTTTATTGAATGCGAGCGCTTTATTTATTTTTCCTGCTTTAGGTCATATTTTCAATTTATCTCAAGAACAATTTGGTTTGTGGAGCGCTTTATCTATTCATGATACCAGTTCTGTAGTTGGTGCAAGTATGCAATATGGTGAAAAAGCCCTTGAAGTAGGTACAACTGTAAAGTTAGCCAGAGCTTTATGGATTGTTCCTGTTACTTTAATCGTTGGGTTTTTATTAGCCAATAAATTAAGCAATTCAAACAGCAGTGTTAAAGCAAAAAAACCTTGGTTTATATTAGGGTTTTTAGCTGCTGCCGCCATAGCCACATGGGTTCCTTGGGCAAAAGCGCCTGGATTATTTATAAAACATATTTCAGAAAATGCTTTAATTCTTACTTTATTTTGTATTGGTGCAAATTTATCTAAAGAAGCTTTAAAAAATGTTGGTATAAAACCTTTTATACAGGGAATTGTGCTTTGGTTAATTATGGCATCAGTGACTTTAATTTGCATTTATTTTAGTATAATAAATGTTTAA